TCCTGTTCTTCACGCTGGCCGAGGGGCTGGCCCAGCTCGGCCTGTGGCGGTGGGCGGCCTTCGGCATCGTGTTCCTGCTGATGCTGGTGGTGGCAGGTCTGATGGCCTTCCTCGGCTACCTCCGGGTCCGCAAGATCAGGGCACCGAAGCGCACCATCGAGTCGCTCAAGGAAACCTCCCAGCTGGCCAAGCGCCACAAGGAAGAAGAGCCGACCCACTCGGCGTAAAGACGCTCCTCGCGCCGCACCTCACCGCAGGTGCGGCGCGTTTTCGTCGGCGCACCCGCTCCGCTGGTCCCGCGCCCGCTGCCGGATCCCACCCGGGAACCGTCGGCCACCGGACCCCGCTCGGCTGGTCCCCACGCGCAATTTCAATGGAAATCAGACGTCCAATTTCCATTGAAATCGCATGAACCCGGACGCACCGTCGGTGTGTCCGGTGCCGACGCACCGGAGGGTTCGCGAGTTCCATTGAAATCGGACGTCCGATTTCAATGGAAGTCGCGCCGGGTCAGCTGGTGCAGGCGCCGGTGGAGACCGGGGTGGTCAGGCGCGGAGCCGCCGCCACCTCGTCGGCCACCTCCGCCGCGGTCAGCACGAAACCCGTCTCCGGGTCGTCGACCGCCGCGCCGAAGACCACGCCGACCACGTTGCCGTTCGGGTCGATCAGCGGACCGCCGGAGTTCCCGCTCTGCACCTTGCCGCGCACCGTGTACACGTCGCGGACCACCGTCTGCGCCTCGTAGATGTCCGGGCCGCGCAGCCTGATCCGCTCCCGGATGCGGCCTTCGGACGCCGTGTAGGGGCCGTCCAGCGGGTAGCCCAGGGCGATCACGTCGTTGCCCGGTGCCGCCTCGCCGTTAGCGAAGGTCATCGCGTCGGCGTCCAGGTCCGGCACCGACAGCACCGCGAGGTCCACGTCCGGCTTGTACAGGACGACCTCGGCGTCGAACTGGCCGCGGCCGATCTCGATCGCCACCCGGTCGGTGCCCGCGACCACGTGCGCGTTGGTCATCACCCGGTGCGGCGCGATCACGAAACCGGTGCCCTCGAGGGCCCGCGCGCAGGACGTCGCGCGGCCGCGGACCTTCACCACGCTGGCCCGCGAATCGCGCACCACCGGGCTGTTGGCCAGCGCCGGGTCCGGCGGCGCTATCTCGGCCACCGGTGTCTGCGAGAACGGCTCCAAGGCCTGCGGGAAACCGGACACCCCGAGCATCTCGCGCAGATCGTTCGGCAGTTGCCGGGCCGAGTCGGGCATCACCGAGTTGACCGCGCTGAGCACCTGCGAGCGGCTGATCGCGGCGGCCAGCCCGGGCAGCGCGGACGCCGAGGTGAACGGCAGCGCGACCAGCCACGCCACCACCAGCACCGCGAAGAACTGCAGCACCGAGCCCAGCGCGTTGTCCACGCCGGTCAGGCGGCGGGAGGTGATCCGGTCGCGCAGCTCGCGCCCGGCCCACATGCCGAAGGTCTCGCCGAAGGCGACCAGCAGCACCACGATGCCCACGCCGAAGCCGAGCCGGGCGACCGGGCTGTCCAGCCGGTCCAGCAGCAGCGGCGCCACCTTCAAGCCGACCACCGCGCCGATGAACACGCCGAGGAAGGAGAAGAACGCCGTGACCAGGCCGCTCCGCGCACCCGACACTGCGGCGAGCAGTGCCAGCAGCACCACCAGCAGGTCGACCCAGTTCACCCGCTCACCCCTCCACCCGGCGATCAGACCGCACTACGGTCTCACAGAGCCTGCTAGTGGTTGCTCTGCTCGGGTGGTCGCTCGGCGGAACCTGAGTGCTTCCCTGGACTGCGGGTGCCCCTCCCGATGTATGCCCGATACACGGCGGAGGGGCCGTCCTCGCCAGGAAACCACTCAGTACCCGCCAGTGGTCACCCTGCATGCGCACCCCAAGCGGCTGCCGCCGCTTGCAAGAGCGCGGACGGCTCCGCCGACAGGCTCTCAGACCGGTCAAGTTCGCCCGAAGCCGATGTCATCGGCCTCCTCCGCGGCCCGCCAGTCCTCGTCCAGCTCCCGGACGTCGGCGCGGTCCCAGCGGCGCGCCCAGCCCGCCAGGTCGAGCAAACCGGACAGCAGGCCGCCGGTGAAACCCCACACCAACATGCCGGGCACGAGGAAGGCTGGGCCTGCGTGCCGCCCGGTCAGCTCGACCCGCAGGCGGTTCGCCGGGTCGGTCAGCCAGGAGATCGGCACCCGCGCCACCGCCGCGGTCTCGCCCGGATCGACCGGTGAGACGGGCGAAGGCTCGGCCCAGTGCGCGAGCACCGGGGTCACCCGGAAGCCGCTGTGCGGGACGTGCAGCTCGGGCAGCGCCACCAGCGGGCGGACGCCCTCCGGTCGCAGCCCCACCTCCTCGACGGCTTCGCGGAGTGCGGCGTCGACCGGTCCGCGATCGACATCGTCGAGCGAGCCGCCGGGGAAGGCAACCTGACCCGGGTGCGAGTTCAGCCCGTCGGCGCGGCGCAGCAGCAGCACGTCCGGGCCGGCCGCGCCCTCGCCGAAGAGCACCAGGACCGCGGCGGGCCGGGCGTCGGCAGGCGGGTTCTCGCGCGGCCAGCCGAAGTGGCCCGGGTCCAGCTCGGCGGCGCGCTCGATCAGCGGCCGCAGCCATCCGGGCAGTTCAGCGGGGTCGACGAGCAGCTTCGGGGTCACCTCGCCCCCAGCGTGCGCTCGACGGCGGCCCGGACCTCGTCCGGCGTCTCGAACGCGACCGGCGGGTCGATGCGCCGGACCTCGCCGGAGCCGGTCACCACGTAGCTGATCGGGAGCACGTTGGGCGCCTTGAGCGCGGCCCGGATGCGGTTGTCGCCGTCATGCACGTTGGGGAAGTGAACGCCGAGTTCGGCGAGCAGGTCAAGACCATCGCCGGGATCGCTCTGCACCTGCACCCCGAGCACCCGGATCGCGCCCGGCTGCTCGGCGTAGGCCTGGAGGGCGGGCAGCTCGGTGCGGCACGGCCCGCACCAGGTCGCCCACACGTTCACCAGCGTCGGCTCGCCGGCCACGGCCGCGCCGACGTCGACCGGCTTGCCGTCGGCCTGACAGCTGCCGGTGACCCCGGCCAGCTGGGCCGGAGCGCCCTCCCCGGTGGGGCAGGGTTCGAGCGCGGCGGCGGCCCGCTGCGCCGGGTCGACCGGCTTCGCCGCAGGTGGCGGGGCAGGTGCGGTCGTGGAGTCGGCGCGCTGCTCGGCGTCGCGCGGCCAGAGCGCGACCACGCCCAGCACCGCGAGCACGACGACGACGATCGTCCAGCGGATCTCCGTCCGGTAGGCGCTCAGCTTCACGCCATCGGCTCCTTGGCCGCGGCCTGCTCGATGGTGCTCTCCGGGACTTCGTCGACCACCCCGGCCAGCTCCAGCAGCCGCGGCGTCTCCGGGCCGCGCACCAGCTTGGCCGCGACGGCCGGTTCGGTCGGCCCGAGCCCGTACGACGGGCAGTCCTTGGCCAGCAGACAGGCACCGCAGGCGGGCTTGCGGGAGTGGCAGACGCGGCGGCCGTGGAAGATCACCCAGTGCGAGAGCATCGTCCACTCCTTGCGCGGGATGAGCTCGCCGATCGCGTGCTCGACCTTGACCGGGTCCTCCTCCTCGGTCCAGCCCCAGCGGCGGACCAGCCGGCCGAAGTGGGTGTCCACCGTGATGCCCGGCACCTCGAAGGCGTTGCCCAGGATCACGTTGGCCGTCTTGCGGCCGATGCCCGGCAGCTTCACCAGCTGCGCGAGCTTCGCGGGCACCTCGCCGTCGTACTGCTCCACCAGCGCCGCGCCCAGGCCCATCAGCGACGTCGCCTTGTTCCGGAAGAAGCCGGTGGAGCGGATCATCTCCTCCAGCTCGGTGCGGTCGGCGCCCGCGTAGGCGGCGGCCGTCGGGTACTTAGCGAACAGCGCCGGGGTGACCTCGTTGACGCGCTTGTCGGTGCACTGGGCGGACAGGATGGTCGCGACCGCGAGCTCCAGCGGCGTGTCGAAGTCCAGTTCGCAGTGCGCGTCCGGATAGGCTTCGCTGAGGGTTCGCAGCATCCGGCGAGCCCGCCTCACCAGGCCCAGCCGGGTTTCACCGCCCGCACGGGACTTGGTCTTCTTGGTTCGAGCCAGATCCGACACCCCACCAGACTACGGATCCGGCCGACGCGGACGGTGGCCGTACCGAACTCACCCACCCGGCAACCCGACCCCGGTTGCACCCTGCTCGACGGCATGCGTGAGGATGTAAATCATGGTGGCTGCCTGGTTCGTCATCGTCGTGCCCGTCGTGATCATGTTCTTCGCGCTCTTCATGGAGCGCGTGGAGGCTCGGCTGCGGCACGTGGCGGTGCAGGAGAACGAGGTGGAGGAGCTGCTGGAGAACGCCCGCCCCGACGAGGTGCGGGCACTGTTCCGGCAAGGTATTGGACGAGCGCTGGAGCTGTTCCAGCTTCGCAGAGTGGGACGCGCCGGTAGGCTGCGTACTCGCCGTTCGCGCGACCAGTCTTAGAATTGCTGGTAGTGATCGGCGGCACATCGCCGGACTCGCGCAGGCGGGCCCGGCACCACAGCAAGCCGCCGCGTCTCAACATGGAGGGACGAGGTGGACGAGACCCTGGCCCGGGCCGGCATCTTCCAAGGAGTGGAGCCGGCCGCGGCGGAGGCCCTGGCACAGTCGCTGGAACCAGTTGAGTTCCCGCGCGGGCACGTGATCTTCGCCGAGGGCGAGCCGGGTGACCGGCTTTACATCATTCAGTCCGGCAAGGTGAAGCTCGGGCGCAAGTCCCCCGACGGCAGGGAGAACCTGCTGGCGATCATGGGACCGTCGGACATGTTCGGCGAGCTGTCCATCTTCGACCCCGGCCCGCGGACGTCGACGGCGACCACGGTCACCGAGGTCCGCGCGCTGAGCATGGACCGCTCCGCGCTGCGGCAGTGGATCGGCACCCGGCCGGAGATCGCCGAGCAGCTGCTCCGCGTGGTGGCCCGCCGCTTGCGGCGCACCAACGGCATGCTGGCGGACCTGATCTTCACCGACGTGCCTGGCCGCGTGGCCAAGGCGCTGTTGCAGCTCGCGCAGCGCTTCGGCAGCCAGGAGGCGGGCCTGCTGCGGGTCACCCACGACCTGACGCAGGAGGAGATCGCACAGTACGTCGGTGCTTCCCGGGAGACCGTGAACAAGGCGCTGGCCGACTTCGCGCACCGCGGTTGGCTGCGGCTCGAGGGCAAGAGCGTCCTCATCCTCGACCCGGAGCGGCTCGCTCGCCGCGCCCGCTGATCGAAGCCGCAAGACGCGCGAACTGACGCGCGTCGGCCGACGGATCCGGGAGCTTTCCTGGATCCTTCAGTCGACGCGCGCTTTTGCGTGCCCGGATGTAGGTCGTTTTGCCGTCCCGCGCCCTCCGCGCCTGGTATGAACTGGTGCAATCGGATCTTGGGGGCGGGGCATGTACTGGATCGGATTGATCGCAGGGCTCGCAGGGCTCGGGGTGCTCGTGGCGCTGCTCGCGCTCGTGGCGCGTTCCCAGGGCGCGCGGAGGGCGAACCCGCGGAAGCGCGCCCGGTCGGGCGGCGACGCGAGTTTCAGCAGCGACTGGACCGTCCACAGCGACGGCGGCTGGGGCGGCGGCAGCGACGGCGGCTGGGGCGGCGGCAGCGACTCCGGTTGGGGCGGCGGAGGTGACTCCGGTGGCGGAGGCGGCGACTCGGGCGGCGGAGGCGGTGGCGACTGAGGTCGCCCCGGACGTGCGAAGGGGCTGGGCGCCACCCCCGACGCGGCGCTCCAGCCCCTTCACATGTGCGTGGTTAATCCCCCGACGACCAACCACGCTCCCCCGATCCTCCAGTGCTTCGGCCCCGAATCCTCGACACCGGAGGAAAGCTCCACACCTTCGACGATGCTGGACGACGGGTGCCGCCAGCAAGACCCCTCTCACCTTTCAGGACGCAGCCAGTCAGCGCGGGGTTGCAGAGTTCACCCGTTCCGGCTAGTCCTCGGCAAGTGTGCCGCGTCCGCGAGCCCCGCGAACCGGGCCGAAAGTCCCCTCTTGACCCAGTTGGTCATGCGCCTCGTCGCTGGTGAGCGCCGCGTGAGCCGAATTACCCGCGCTCAGGTTGGTACTGGCGTACCAGTATCTGGATACTGGTCCCGTGTCCCAATCCGCGTCCCTCGCCGACTACCGCACCGCTCTGACCGCACCTGGCGCCCGCGGACCGGTCATCACCTCGCTGCTCGGCCGGCTGCCGATCGCCATGGTCGGCCTCGCCCTGATGCTCTACGTGCAGCGCGAGACCGGCTCCTTCGCCGCCGCCGGCCTGGTCTCGGCCGGTGCGCTGATCGGCGTCGCGTGCGGATCGGTCGCGCAGGGCCGGATCATGGACCGCGTCGGCCCGACGAAGCCGCTCTACGTGATGTCCGCGGTGTTCGCCGCCCTGGTGACCGTCGAGGTGCTGGTCATCGAGGCGCACGCCCCGGTGGCGCTGATGACCGGGCTCGCGTTCCTGGTCGGGCTCAGCGAGCCGATGGTGGGACCGGCCTCCCGCGCCCTGTGGTCGCAGCTGCTGCCGCCCGGCCCGGCGCGCAACGCGGCGTACTCGTACGAGGCGATCAGCATGGAGACGTTCTTCATCCTGGGGCCGGGGCTGGCCGGGCTGATGGTCGCGATGCCGTGGCCGGGGACCGGGGTCGTCGTCGGCGCGGCCTGCATGGTGCTGGGCAGCGTCGGCTTCGCCTCGACGCGCGCCGCGCGCGCCCAGCGGCCGGAGCCCAGGCAGGGCGGCACCAGCCTGCTCGGCGCGATCGCCACCCCGGGCATGCGGACGGTGGCGCTGGCGGCGCTGGGCTTCGGCACCTTGATCGGGTTCATCGAGGTCGGCGTGCCCGCCGCGGCCGTCGAAGCCGGCTACCCGACCGCCGGCGGTCTGCTGCTGAGCGTGCTGTCGATCAGCTCGGTGATCGTGGGCGTCCTGTACGGGCTGCGCCCGTGGCCGCGCCCGATGCACCTGCGCCTGCCCGCGCTGCTGTTCGGCTTCGCCGGGCTGCTCGCGCTGCTGGCCCTGCCCAGCTCGCTGTGGGGCCTGTGCATCGCGCTGCTGGTGGTGGGCAGCCTGATCACCCCGCAGTCCACGGCGCACTCGATGGCGATCGAGATCGCCGCGCCGGAGGGCACCGCGACCGAGGCGTTCGGCTGGGTGGTCACCTCCGTGACGCTCGGCGCGGCCATCGGCCAGTCGGTCAGCGGCCAGCTGGTCGAGCTCAGCGGCCCGGCCGCGTCCTTCCTGGCCGCGAGCGCGGTGGGCATCGCCGTCGCGGTGGTCCTCTGGCTGCGCCGCCGAACCCTCCTGACGACAACGCGCAACGACGTCTCGCTGGCCGGAGTCTGACCCGTTCACGCAGGTCAAGGACCGTGAGCGGTTTGAGGGGCTATAGCACCCCAAAGCACTCACGTGCCTTTACCAGCGGAAACCTTGCTACTTGGGTTCCTGGAGGTAGGTGAGCTGGGCGCGGACCGTGAGGTCCGCGGCCGGCCAGACCGCTCGGTCCACGTCCGCGTAGACCAGCTCCACGACCTGGCGCGGGGTGGCACCGGGGCCGAGATCGGCGAGCGCCGCGCGGACCTGGTCCAGGCGCTGGTTGCGGTGCTGCAGGTAGTGCGTCGCGATCGCCCGGACGTCCGGCAGGTCGGGGCCGTGGCCGGGGAGCACGCGCATGCCCTCCGGGAGGTCGGCCAGGCGGCGCAGCGAGTCGAGGTAGGAGCCCAGGTGGCCGTCCGGGTGGGCGACCACCGTCGTGCCGCGGCCGAGCACGCTGTCGCCGGTGAACACCGCCGGGTCGTCGTGGTCGACCGCGAAGCAGACCGAGTCCGCCGTGTGGCCCGGCGTGGCGAGCACGCGCAGTTCCAGCCCGCCCGCCCCGATGACCTCGCCGTCCTGGAGCGGATCCGCTCCTCGGCACAGCGCCGGGTCCAGAGCGCGCACCGGAGCGCCGGTGAGCTCCACGAACCGCTCGACGCCGTCGGTGTGGTCGCCGTGGTGGTGGGTCAGCAGCACCAGCGACACCGGGCCGTGGTCGGCGACCCGACGCAGGTGCTCGGCGTCCTCCGGCCCCGGGTCGATCACCACGCGGCCGACCGCGTCCGGCTCGCCCACCACCCAGGTGTTGGTGCCTTCCAACGTCATCGGCGACGGGTTGTGCGCCAGCAGCACCGAGGCGTACCGGGTGACCGGGCGCAGCGTGGCGTAGGCGGGGTGCTCGGTCACTTCGCCTCCTCGAACCCGGGCTCGCCGGGCAGCAGCACGTGCCAGCGCCCGTCGCGCTGGACCAGCTTCGGGATGATCTTCGCCAGCGTCCGCTCGGCTTCCAGCGCGGTGCCCGCGCCGCTGTGCTCGGCGAGTTCTTCCAGCGTGACGCGCGTCGGCGGGAGCAGGTGGCAGCGGCCGTCGGCGAAGTCCGCCAGCGCCTGCCGCGGTGTCGCCCAGTACGCCTCGACCGCCTCGGACGTGCTCCCGTCGGCCTGCTGGCCGGTGGGCATCGCGGCGAGGAAGAAGCGCGTGTCGTAGCGGCGCGGTTCGCCTTCCGGGGTCACCCAGTTCGACCACGGGCGGAGCAGGTCCGCGCGCAGGACGAGGTCCTCGCCCGCCAGGAACTCCGCCAGCGACAGGTCGCGGGCGACGAGCGCCGCTCGTGCTGCGGCGTAGTGGCCGGTGTCGCCGACCAGCGTCGCGGCGTCCGGGCCGGCGAGCAGCACGCCGGACTCCTCGAACGTCTCGCGCACGGCCGCGCACACCAGCGCCCGCGCGGTTTCCGGCGTGCAGCCGAAGCGCTGCGCCCACCAGTCCGGCTCGGGCCCGTGCCAGGACACCGAGACGTCCGCGTCGCGCGGATCGACCCCGCCACCGGGGAAGACGGTCATCCCGGCGGCGAAGGCCATGCCCTTCACCCGCTTCTGCAGGAAGACTTCAAGACCCGCGGAGCCGTCCCTGACCAGCATCACGGTCGCCGCATCCTTCGGCGCGACCACTCGTCCTGCGGGCACTCCGGGCGCGAATCCCGTTGGCAGGGAGCGATCTCCGGGATCTAACACCATGCCGGACACAGTACCGCCCCTCAGTACCGCCTCTCCGCGATTTTCAGTGGTGGTGGCGATTGGGGGTGAGCTCGCGTTTTCGGGGTTTCTTGTGGCTGGGTTGCGTCACGGTCCCCTGAGGTGCGATTGGGTGGGGCTCGGGACTCGGGCCCGGCAAAGTCGTCCTGGGTGGGGTTGTGCGCCAGTTTTCGGCAAAACTGACAGCCTGCCAGCGCGGCCGGACCTTGCCGGAGCCCTGGGTGCACCCCGACTGCCGCGACCGCACCGGGGCATCGGCACCATTGGCGGCATGGACGAAGCACTGCGGGTCGGCGTGATCGGAGCGGGACCTTGGGCGCACCGGGTGCACGCACCTGGGCTGCAAGCGCACCGGGGAACGCGGTTGGCGTCGGTGTGGGCGCGGCGGACCGAAGCGGCCGAAGCCCTCGCCGGGGAGCACGGAGCCGAAGTGGCCGGCAGCTTCGACGAGCTGCTCGGATCCGTCGACGCGGTCGCCTTCGCGGTGCCGCCCGCGGTGCAGGCCGAGCTGGCACCGCTCGCGGCTCGCGCGGGCAAGCACCTGATCCTGGAGAAGCCGCTGGCCGACGACCTGGCCGGAGCGCAAGCGATCGTCGACGCGGTGACCGGGTCCGGCGTGGCGGCGCTGCTGATGCTGACCCGCCGGTTCGACCCGGGAGTGCAGAGGTGGCTGGCCGACCTGCCGGATCTCGGCAGCTTCCAGGGTGCGACCGGCCGCTGGCTGGCAGGCGGCCTGCTGGCGGGCGACTACGCGGCGTCGGAGTGGCGCCAGCAGGACGACGGCGCGCTGATCGACGCCGGCCCGCACGCGATCGACCTGCTCGACGCGGCGCTCGGCGACATCGAGCAGGTGCACTTCGCCCACCGCGGCGCGGACGGGCTCTGGCAGCTGGTGTTCGGCCACGAGGGCGGCACGACCAGCACGCTGACCCTCTCGCTTCGGATGCCGGTGCAGCCGTCGCTGGTGGACTTCGCGGTGTACGGCGAGCACGGCTGCTCCCCGTTGACGGGTCGCCGCACGGCGGCCCTCGATTGCTACGCGCAGCTGCTCGACAACCTGCTGGTGATGATCCGCGAGAACCGCGTGGAGCACCCCTGCGGCGTCCACCGGGGCCTGCACCTGCAGCGCGTCATCGCCGCCATCCTCAAGGCCCGCTGAGCAGCCCGCCGAACTCGTCCCTTCGGTGGCCCGGTTTCCGCTGGTGGTGGGCCGTGAGTGTTTTGCGAGGCTATAGAGGCTGTTTTGGATCTTGGGTTGGGTGGTTGTGATATGGGCTCAAGATCATCACGGGTGGGGCTCAGGGGCTGAAAAGCAGGGCGGGTTCTTGTTATCGCTGAGGTTGTCTAAGCCTGCGATCACAAGAACCCGCCATGCCATTGAACCCTGTACCTGTCGCCGTCGATCGGCGGGGGTGCCGCTGCACGTGCGGCTGTTGGACCCGCCGACGCCGCTACGCCTCGGATCTCACCGATGCCCAGTGGGAGATCCTCAAACCCCTGCTCCCGGCACCGTTGACCACCACCGGGCTGGGTGGACGGCCGGAGAAACACTCCCGCCGCACCATGATCGACGCGATCTTCTACGTGGTGGACAACGGCAACAAATGGCGCAACCTGCCCGCCGATTTCCCGCCCTGGCAGACCGTCTACGGCATGCTGCGCCGCTGGTCCCGCAATCTGGCCACCCATCACCTCCTCGACACGCTGCGCAGACGGCTGCGCACCGCCCTGGGCCGCAACGCCCGTCCCAGCGCCGGCTGCATCGACTCCCAGTCGGTGCACAAGACCGCCGAGGCCACCGTGCCCCGCCACAGCAGCGGGTTCGACCCCCACAAGAAAGTCAACGGCCGCAAACGCCACATCGTCACCGACACCCTCGGCCTGCTGGTCTCCGTGGTGATCACCCCCGCCAACGTCCAGGACCGCGACGCCGCCTGGCCCGCACTCCACGGAGCCGCCTCACGCGGACTCACACACGTCTGGGCCGATCAAGGCTACGAAGGACCCCTCACCGAACACGCCAACAACGTCCTCGGCCTGACCGTGAACATCGTCTACCGACACCCCGGACAGAAAGGCTTCCAAGTCCTGCCTCGCCGCTGGGTCGTCGAGCGCACCCTGGCCTGGATCAGCCGACGACGACGCTGCGCCCGCGACTACGAACGCCTCCCCGAACACCACGCCACCATCGTCTGCTGGGCCGCCATCATCCACATGACACGCAGACTCGCCCGCCTACCACACACCACCCAACAAGATCCAAAACAACCTCTATAGCACCACAAAACGCTCACGGGGCCTGAGCAGCGGAAACGGAGCCGACAGCGGTGTCGCGGGGTCGGGTCAGGAGCGCTGCTGCTGGGGCGCGTAGGCCTGGTTGTTGGCCGGGGCCGCGCCGATCGGGGGGAAGCCGCCCGTGCCGCCCGGCATGGTCGACGTCCAGCCCTCCTCGCCGTTCGCCCCGTTCTGGCGGCGCGGCGGCGGGGTGGAACGGTCCTGCTCGCGCTGGGCCAGCTCCTCGTGCAGCTTGCGCAGGAGGTTGCGCTCCCGGTCGGTCAGCTTCGCGTCGACCGCCGCGGGCACGCGCATCCCCTGCCCCTCGGCTACCGCCTCGGCGCTCCGCGCGAGCGCCGGCTCCGCTGGAGCTTCCTCGCGCTGCGGCTCCGCCTCGCGCTGCGGCGCGACGCTGCGCCGCCGCTCGCTCTGCTCGCTGCGCGGCTCCGCGACGGGTGCCGCTGGCGCGGCGGCCGGCGCTTCGCGCTGCTCAACCACCTGACGCTGCTCAACCACCGGACGCTGCTCAACCACCGGACGCTGCTCAACCGCCGGGCGCTGCTCGACGGCCGGGATTTCCGGGGCCTGCTGTTCGGCCGGGGCCGCGTCCAGGTGCACGCGGTGGGCCGCGGCGAGGGCTTCGCGGTGGTACTCCGGCAGTTCGGTGCCGCTGTCGAAGACCTCGACCGAGCAGTTGATGCCGGACCGGCGCAGCGCCTCCAGCAGCTGGTAAGCGATGGCCGCGGTGGAGCCGTCCGCGCCGACCTCGGCGAGCAGGACGCGGCGGGGCACTGCGCCGTAGCTGACGCCTGCCGGCGTGCTGCGGGCCGCGCACCACAGGCCGCGCAGGCCGGGGAGGCGGCCGGCGACCGGGGCGAGCGCGGCGACCAGGTCCGCGTCGACCCGGCCCGGGTCGCCGAAGCGGTGTTCGCCGAGCTGCACCGCGTCGACCGCGGTGAGCCGGTCGGCGAGGGCCTGGGCGGCGCGGGTTTCTTCGAGCACGCGCCGCAGGTGGTGCTGCTCGGTGGTGGTGACCTGGATGCGGCCCGCGATCAGGCAGCCGGTGAGGTACTCCGCCGCGGCCGCCGGGAGCCCGGCGCCCAGCAGTTCGCGGGCCGAGTTGATCCCGTCGTCGTCCACCCGTCCGGCCATGGCCAGCAAGAGGTTGTGCAGCCGGTCCTCCGGTCCGGCCCCCTCAGCCACGTGCACCACGTTGCCTCCTTCGGATGTCTGCCGCTCAACCACGACGACCGGCGAGTTCTTCGGCTCCCGCGCAGACCAGCGCCGATTCGGCGAGCGCTGCGCGGTGGTAGGCGGTCGGTTCCTGCTCCGGTGGGAGCACTTCGACGCGGGGCTCGGGTTCGCCGAGCGCGCGCAGGACGCGCTGGATCTCCCCGGTCAGGCCGACGACGTCGGCGGATGCGGTCACCAGCAGCACCAGCTTCGCGGCACCGCCGTCGGTGCTCCGCCAGCTGTTGCGCACCTCCCGGACGCCCGGTCGGCTGCGCAGCGTGGCACCGAGCACCAGGAGCGCCGAGTCGGCGACCGGGTTGCCCGGGCTCTCGGTGGTGAACGCGTGCTGCGGGGTGGTGCCGGGTTCCGCGGGGAGAACCGCGTTGACCATCGCGGGGTCGGCTCCCAGCGGGAGCAGCGCTTCGGCCAGCAGCCGGTGCTCGTCGTCCTCGAGGCCGATCCGCTCGCGCACCAGCGTGCCCGGGAGCAGCTGCGCGATCACGTCCGCCGCGTCACCGGCGAGCCAGTCGCGGAATCGCCACAGGTGCTGATCCGGTAACCGGTCGGCGAGTCGAAGCAGCAATTCGTGGCACCGCAACTCGTTCTCACGCACCGCCAACGTCGGCCCCTCCAGCCTCGTCTCCGTCGATGCGGGTGTCGCCCGCCGCCCCCCGGCTCTGGTTACACCCGTCCAGGTGAACCATGGTCGCGTCGGCTCGATCAATCAAGCCTTGACCGACCGTTTCGCCACTCACTGGAATTGATCACTCCCCCGTTTGGGCTAACCGTTTCCGGCGAACTCAATCACGGGGTGATCGCAGCGTACTGGTCGTGGTGACCAGTTCGCGGCCCAGCCGCCGAAAAACTGTCGTGGATCACCCGACGTGTCGAGAACAAAACGCGGCGTCACCCGGAAAGGGCGACGCCGCGAAGAGCAGATCGGATCATTCGACCTCGACGACCAGTTCGACCTCGACCGGCACTCCCAGCGGGAGCTCGGCCACGCCCACCGCCGAGCGGGCGTGCTTGCCCGCGTCGCCGAAGATCTCGCCGAGCACCTCGGAGGCACCGTTGACCACCGCAGGCTGTCCGGTGAAGCCCTCGGCGGAGGCGACGAACCCGACGACCTTGACGATCCGGACGATCGAGTCCAGCCCGACCAGGCCGTCCA
This portion of the Saccharopolyspora antimicrobica genome encodes:
- a CDS encoding NUDIX hydrolase, with product MVLDPGDRSLPTGFAPGVPAGRVVAPKDAATVMLVRDGSAGLEVFLQKRVKGMAFAAGMTVFPGGGVDPRDADVSVSWHGPEPDWWAQRFGCTPETARALVCAAVRETFEESGVLLAGPDAATLVGDTGHYAAARAALVARDLSLAEFLAGEDLVLRADLLRPWSNWVTPEGEPRRYDTRFFLAAMPTGQQADGSTSEAVEAYWATPRQALADFADGRCHLLPPTRVTLEELAEHSGAGTALEAERTLAKIIPKLVQRDGRWHVLLPGEPGFEEAK
- a CDS encoding IS5 family transposase; this encodes MPLNPVPVAVDRRGCRCTCGCWTRRRRYASDLTDAQWEILKPLLPAPLTTTGLGGRPEKHSRRTMIDAIFYVVDNGNKWRNLPADFPPWQTVYGMLRRWSRNLATHHLLDTLRRRLRTALGRNARPSAGCIDSQSVHKTAEATVPRHSSGFDPHKKVNGRKRHIVTDTLGLLVSVVITPANVQDRDAAWPALHGAASRGLTHVWADQGYEGPLTEHANNVLGLTVNIVYRHPGQKGFQVLPRRWVVERTLAWISRRRRCARDYERLPEHHATIVCWAAIIHMTRRLARLPHTTQQDPKQPL
- a CDS encoding Gfo/Idh/MocA family protein, which gives rise to MDEALRVGVIGAGPWAHRVHAPGLQAHRGTRLASVWARRTEAAEALAGEHGAEVAGSFDELLGSVDAVAFAVPPAVQAELAPLAARAGKHLILEKPLADDLAGAQAIVDAVTGSGVAALLMLTRRFDPGVQRWLADLPDLGSFQGATGRWLAGGLLAGDYAASEWRQQDDGALIDAGPHAIDLLDAALGDIEQVHFAHRGADGLWQLVFGHEGGTTSTLTLSLRMPVQPSLVDFAVYGEHGCSPLTGRRTAALDCYAQLLDNLLVMIRENRVEHPCGVHRGLHLQRVIAAILKAR